In Coccidioides posadasii str. Silveira chromosome 4, complete sequence, one genomic interval encodes:
- a CDS encoding uncharacterized protein (EggNog:ENOG410PU5P~TransMembrane:9 (i12-32o38-57i69-87o120-138i195-216o318-339i346-367o379-400i420-436o)), with protein sequence MLDSWHQFLFSIQSMTVILLPILSFLSGWGILTLPSSYAKRLLPPVLLGAFIAFRRQNEFSSNRLLNELFGRLMMLWMMYMPFLVYIKGYDGESHRLFGSQHKHALSSWPSLAKSSARRALWRSAISVLSDIFFTFNARKACALKMLFNGRGINTAWQVHALPSPRSSMTLSPASHINPCLPLTVRWQFVSRRSIALLTKLIIWLIWSHYSPYLVLARESDYLPEKQILLRRLLLNTSSRLLGTPNPYFLHPVTIHEIKMRIWIVADNNIQSIVILKGFHDICALLFVGLGFDVPDEWPPFFGSIQHAFTVRGYWSGFWHLLMHRGLSAYATLVLHHVLRIRRRSLFSRLVHGLLVFLISGFCHAVMHNYTMPGCNKMPVIIFYALQPVALTIEAVVQIIWKTWRSRHLDSFPKTKSEGVMLHSIGYLWVILWFTWSEPKSILAVNFELSQRWARGN encoded by the coding sequence ATGCTAGACTCATGGCATCAGTTCTTATTCTCTATTCAGTCTATGACGGTGATCTTGTTGCCCATCCTCTCTTTCCTCTCCGGTTGGGGGATTCTTACTCTGCCTTCCAGCTATGCGAAGCGACTTCTTCCTCCAGTTCTTCTGGGCGCCTTTATCGCATTCCGTCGCCAGAATGAATTCTCTTCCAATCGTCTCCTGAACGAACTGTTTGGTAGGCTGATGATGCTGTGGATGATGTATATGCCCTTCCTTGTGTACATCAAGGGATACGATGGCGAGTCCCACCGATTATTTGGCAGCCAGCATAAGCATGCTCTTTCTTCGTGGCCCAGCCTCGCAAAATCCTCAGCCAGACGAGCGCTATGGCGAAGCGCAATCAGCGTGCTAAGCgatatcttcttcactttcaATGCAAGAAAAGCGTGTGCTCTCAAGATGCTATTCAATGGGCGAGGAATAAACACCGCATGGCAGGTCCACGCATTGCCGTCTCCTCGATCATCGATGACGCTCTCGCCAGCTTCCCACATCAATCCGTGCCTGCCTTTGACAGTGCGCTGGCAGTTTGTTTCCCGTCGCTCGATAGCGCTTTTGACAAAACTTATCATATGGCTCATTTGGTCCCACTATTCGCCTTACCTAGTTCTTGCGCGAGAATCCGACTATCTCCCTGAGAAGCAAATACTTTTGCGACGATTGCTGTTGAACACATCTTCAAGATTACTGGGAACGCCAAATCCGTACTTCCTCCACCCAGTCACCATCCATGAGATCAAGATGCGGATATGGATCGTGGCTGACAACAATATCCAGAGTATTGTTATCCTGAAGGGGTTTCATGACATTTGCGCCCTGTTATTTGTTGGGCTAGGTTTTGATGTGCCTGATGAGTGGCCGCCGTTTTTCGGTAGCATTCAGCACGCGTTCACAGTGCGCGGTTACTGGTCAGGGTTCTGGCATTTACTAATGCACCGAGGCCTAAGTGCGTATGCTACCCTGGTCCTTCACCACGTCCTTCGTATCCGCAGACGGTCACTGTTCTCGCGGCTTGTTCACGGGCTCCTTGTATTTCTCATATCAGGCTTCTGCCACGCGGTCATGCACAACTACACGATGCCGGGTTGCAACAAGATGCCAGTAATCATTTTCTACGCCCTGCAGCCAGTTGCACTGACGATTGAGGCCGTCGTGCAGATCATCTGGAAAACATGGAGATCAAGGCATCTTGACAGTTTCCCCAAAACTAAGTCCGAGGGTGTTATGCTCCACTCTATTGGATACTTGTGGGTGATTTTATGGTTCACATGGTCGGAGCCGAAGTCCATTCTTGCGGTCAATTTTGAGCTCTCTCAGCGCTGGGCGCGGGGGAACTAG
- a CDS encoding uncharacterized protein (EggNog:ENOG410PQGP~COG:S~BUSCO:10910at33183) produces MMDDSLFLVQSAPDGFESATPLVLIHDGGGTTVSYFYLESLDRTVYAIQNPRFYSGEPWEGGLPEMGRIYAGLIRSVLPSGPIILGGWSLGGMISLEVASILARTSDIQVLGIVMIDSINPLNAAIQSANVAPHQVEYDEHTRPETRELVSNCMKMAVAMSSDWIPPVWKGCGDQDLIGRRKAMEATLSSRMPAQYGNSCSVTEMDVPWRDILPTVPPTVLLRCNEYVPISSPEGCNAVSRVDVCREMPRLGWEEYGYDMISTVMDIPGHHFNIFAKDHLDEVSSQVKLACRLIERAGL; encoded by the exons ATGATGGACGACTCGCTTTTTCTAGTTCAGTCAGCGCCGGATGGCTTCGAGTCGGCTACGCCACTTGTGCTCATCCACGATGGGGGAGGCACGACGGTGTCTTACTTCTACCTTGAATCTTTAGACCGTACGGTATATGCGATACAGAACCCGAGATTTTATTCTGGTGAACCATGGGAGGGTGGACTGCCTGAGATGGGCCGAATATATGCGGGCTTGATACGGTCCGTGCTACCATCGGGGCCTATTATTCTTGGAG GCTGGTCGCTTGGCGGCATGATTTCGTTGGAGGTTGCCAGCATACTCGCAAGAACTTCCGATATCCAGGTTCTTGGAATTGTGATGATAGACAGCATAAACCCGCTGAATGCGGCTATCCAAAGTGCAAACGTTGCTCCTCATCAAGTTGAATATGACGAGCATACAAGGCCTGAAACCCGTGAGTTGGTCTCGAACTGCATGAAAATGGCGGTCGCGATGTCTTCCGACTGGATTCCCCCGGTCTGGAAAGGATGTGGTGACCAGGATCTCATCGGCCGCCGAAAAGCTATGGAAGCAACTCTGTCGTCCCGGATGCCTGCGCAATACGGGAATTCCTGCTCCGTAACGGAGATGGATGTGCCGTGGCGCGACATCTTGCCCACCGTACCCCCAACCGTTCTCCTACGGTGCAATGAGTATGTTCCTATCTCCAGTCCCGAGGGTTGTAATGCAGTCTCAAGGGTAGATGTGTGTCGAGAGATGCCCAGATTGGGATGGGAGGAGTACGGATATGATATGATATCTACAGTCATGGACATCCCCGGTCACCACTTTAATATATTTGCTAAAGACCAT CTTGACGAAGTCTCATCGCAAGTGAAGCTTGCGTGTAGACTGATTGAGAGAGCCGGCCTCTGA
- a CDS encoding uncharacterized protein (EggNog:ENOG410PV39~COG:S): MAAHENEGHIEPDLSDSDSALGDAGSSVYSESLRSSFYQSVMENGRGYHKYRDGSYFMPEDESEQERLDMQHEIFLKTMNRKLFHSPVPRQVHSVLDLGTGTGLWAIDFADEYPTAKVLGTDLSAIQPSFVPPNCKFEIDDFDLPWTFPHKFDFIHGRMLAGSSPSFPQLFQQAYDALEPGGWFEMQDFAFPVRSDDGTMENTPYEQLNNYLVKALKKLGRDGGLAAEYKDMMKRTGFVNVVEIPYKWPQNRWPKDPHYKELGEWNMVNTLDGLYAASARLCVQVLGMSTADLEVLLAQCRKDIQNPRIHAYWPIYVVYGQKPGKQDMASDTVSRQK, translated from the exons ATGGCAGCACATGAGAATGAGGGCCATATTGAGCCAGACCTTTCCGATTCCGACTCTGCATTGGGAGATGCTGGTTCTTCAGTGTATTCAGAGAGTCTGCGGTCCAGCTTCTATCAGAGTGTTATGGAAAACGGACGTGGGTATCACAAGTACAGAGACGGCAGTTACTTTATGCCGGAGGATGAAAGTGAACAGGAGAGGCTGGACATGCAGCACGAAATATTCCTCAAGACGATGAACCGCAAGCTCTTTCACTCGCCGGTACCACGTCAGGTCCACAGTGTATTGGACTTGGGAACCGGTACCGGGTTATGGGCCATCGATTTTGCAGATGAGTATCCCACCGCTAAAGTCCTAGGTACGGACCTCAGCGCCATTCAACCTTCGTTTGTCCCGCCTAACTGCAAGTTCGAAATCGACGATTTTGACCTTCCTTGGACATTTCCTCACAAGTTTGACTTTATTCACGGAAGAATGCTTGCTGGCTCCTCACCCTCCTTTCCCCAGCTCTTCCAGCAAGCGTATGACGCCCTTGAACCTGGTGGTTGGTTTGAGATGCAGGACTTCGCATTCCCAGTCAGGTCCGATGACGGTACCATGGAGAATACGCCTTATGAGCAGCTGAACAACTATCTTGTGAAAGCCCTAAAGAAACTGGGAAGAGACGGTGGGCTTGCCGCTGAATATAAAGACATGATGAAACGAACAGGTTTTGTGAACGTGGTTGAGATTCCATACAAGTGGCCACAGAATCGATGGCCAAAGGATCCGCACTACAAAGAGCTCGGGGAGTGGAACATGGTCAACACCTTGGATGGCTTGTATGCGGCTTCCGCCCGATTATGTGTCCAAGTACTGGGGATGTCGACGGCGGATTTGGAAGTGTTGCTTGCACAGTGTCGCAAAGACATTCAGAATCCTCGAATTCACGCGTACTGGCCAAT ATACGTTGTGTATGGACAAAAACCTGGAAAGCAAGATATGGCCTCGGATACAGTATCGAGGCAAAAGTGA
- a CDS encoding uncharacterized protein (EggNog:ENOG410PWMJ~COG:Q~TransMembrane:2 (o12-29i298-319o)) → MSYVVDTLTYGGLIWAAYLAGLVIYRLYFHPLAKFPGPRYAALSRWHEIYYDVYLGGKFIFHIEDLHKKYGPIVRIAPDELHVIDSDFFDTIFTKAGRVDKYEWLSNRFGNATSTLTTAPDSLHKLRRGALNPFFSRKRIINLQELVREKIAILVGKINEYKESGAPMTISRGYMALVEDIIMQYCFARDYNHLETPNWKPIFHDPLMAISMSGNAALHFPLVPKIMECLPQSWVVKLNPLYVPIFRLQNDLSQQIHNLKEDKVDAKDGRATVFFELIHGDLPASEKEDRRVRDEAQLIIGAGLVTTSWALSVGTFFLLSNPEALAKLRRELGEAIREDNYSKTLLQWAELEKLPYLTAVIKESIRLSYGTSSRNVRLSPNSLKYKDWVIPARTPVSMTIPFLNHDEEIFPDSHAFNPERWLNSPKTSNGSNLDRYFVGFGKGTRSCLGSNLAWCELYLIFATIFRYFDFELYKTDKSDVELVHDYFLPFPKLDTKGIRVRVKQ, encoded by the exons ATGTCTTACGTGGTCGACACTCTTACATACGGCGGCCTGATCTGGGCTGCTTACCTCGCTGGCTTGGTGATATATCGCCTGTATTTTCATCCTCTCGCAAAATTCCCGGGGCCTAGGTACGCTGCCCTGAGCCGATGGCATGAAATATATTACGACGTCTACCTGGGAGGGAAATTTATATTCCATATTGAAGATTTACACAAGAAATATG GTCCGATTGTTCGAATTGCACCTGATGAGCTACACGTTATCGACTCGGACTTCTTTGATACTATCTTTACCAAAGCTGGAAGAGTGGACAAATATGAATGGTTATCAAACCGCTTTGGCAATGCTACTTCCACCCTGACAACAGCCCCAGATAGCCTCCATAAGCTGAGGCGAGGAGCCCTGAACCCTTTCTTCTCGAGAAAGCGGATTATTAATCTTCAAGAGCTTGTTCGAGAAAAGATCGCGATTCTGGTCGGCAAAATCAATGAATACAAAGAATCAGGGGCTCCAATGACTATCAGCAGAGGATACATGGCTCTCGTCGAAGATATTATCATGCAGTACTGCTTTGCTCGGGATTACAATCACCTTGAAACTCCTAATTGGAAACCTATCTTCCACGATCCTTTAATGGCCATCAGCATGAGCGGGAATGCGGCCCTTCACTTTCCCTTGGTGCCCAAGATAATGGAATGCCTACCTCAGTCTTGGGTCGTTAAGCTCAACCCCTTATACGTTCCCATTTTCCGGCTTCAAAAT GACTTGAGCCAGCAAATCCATAATTTGAAAGAAGATAAAGTCGATGCCAAAGATGGCCGCGCGACCGTGTTTTTTGAGTTAATCCATGGCGACCTCCCCGCAAGCGAAAAGGAAGATCGCCGTGTGCGAGACGAAGCACAGCTAATTATAGGCGCTGGCCTTGTCACGACCTCATGGGCGCTTAGCGTCGGCACTTTTTTCCTTCTGAGCAATCCTGAAGCGCTTGCCAAGTTGCGACGCGAGCTGGGAGAGGCTATCAGGGAGGACAATTACTCTAAAACACTCCTTCAGTGGGCTGAACTAGAAAAGTTGCCTTATTTGACTGCTGTGATAAAGGAATCTATTCGACTCTCCTATGGCACATCGTCACGTAACGTCCGCCTCTCCCCCAACTCCCTAAAATACAAGGATTGGGTGATCCCAGCACGCACACCTGTCTCCATGACAATTCCCTTCCTGAACCATGACGAGGAGATATTTCCCGACTCCCACGCCTTCAACCCTGAGAGGTGGCTGAATTCGCCGAAAACAAGCAACGGATCAAACCTGGATCGATATTTTGTCGGATTTGGGAAAGGAACAAGATCGTGTTTAGGCAGCAA TTTGGCGTGGTGCGAACTCTACCTGATCTTTGCCACCATATTCCGATATTTCGACTTCGAGCTCTACAAAACCGATAAGAGCGATGTAGAATTAGTGCACGATTATTTTTTACCGTTCCCGAAGCTCGACACAAAAGGCATTAGGGTTCGCGTGAAGCAGTAA
- a CDS encoding uncharacterized protein (EggNog:ENOG410PY7Z), translated as MQKALKSAVGKAVEGQAWRKFTNPTAGGGTALPKGQAEQERLGVRWDYDGEVTEGDEVYHKFQMQPNAGKSRLLSKDGEKVMVEPTL; from the coding sequence ATGCAGAAAGCACTTAAAAGTGCTGTCGGCAAGGCTGTCGAAGGACAAGCCTGGAGAAAATTCACGAACCCAACCGCTGGGGGGGGAACAGCCTTGCCGAAGGGTCAAGCGGAGCAAGAACGGCTCGGGGTCAGATGGGACTATGATGGGGAGGTTACAGAAGGAGATGAGGTTTACCATAAGTTCCAGATGCAACCGAACGCTGGAAAGTCCCGTCTTCTATCAAAAGATGGAGAGAAAGTCATGGTGGAACCCACGCTGTGA
- the AIM9_7 gene encoding Phosphotransferase enzyme (EggNog:ENOG410PIY2~COG:S) has product MPEPCDLFEYTTGRWIYNDALRHRERRRAFNVSELKRLAALAVQQKEDDVTGFEKLAEGGFNRSFKITMRNGFQFVARIPYPVTEPKFLVVASEVATIDFLRSHGIPVPKIFGYSAVADNSAGTEYIFMELVQGQNLGDIWFTLSEQERITLVTKLVELESRLFGLRFPASGSLYYYDDLPAHDYPVTVPSPSSTRRFCIGPDTSLGLWFGKRLNLSVERGPYRDSLAVLTAGATKEIAYLKRFGRPLQPFQRLRREMYNYQAQSHLEHIVNLEKYLQIAPHLIPRDCPALHRPVLRHPDLQPNNIFVSSDLEIKGLIDWQHSTVLPLFLQCGIPQSLQNYGDEISESLQTPTLPRNFDELEEIQRFQHAEIFRKRQLHYLYVKLTADKNPEHYDALTYHFSALRRRIFHHASDPWEGDNMTLKADLVTLSRNWGGANRDARTPCPIFFSGDESSECLRLAREQSDADEQFQACQEAIGVANEGWVPVAYYDEAKGRERKLKADALDAAETKEERARIEENWIFDDFCEEDYIK; this is encoded by the exons ATGCCCGAACCTTGTGACTTGTTCGAGTACACGACCGGACGATGGAT CTATAATGACGCGTTGAGACATCGCGAGAGGAGACGTGCTTTCAACGTCTCTGAATTGAAGCGCCTTGCTGCCCTAGCGGTTCAGCAGAAGGAAGACGACGTCACTGGCTTCGAGAAGCTTGCCGAAGGAGGATTCAACCGAAGTTTTAAGATCACCATGCGAAATGGCTTCCAATTTGTTGCGCGAATCCCTTACCCTGTCACCGAACCAAAATTCCTAGTGGTCGCAAGTGAAGTCGCAACGATAGATTTTCTCCGTTCCCATGGCATTCCAGTTCCTAAGATTTTTGGTTACTCTGCCGTTGCAGATAACTCTGCAGGTACAGAATACATCTTCATGGAACTTGTCCAAGGACAAAATCTAGGTGATATCTGGTTTACTTTGTCTGAACAGGAGAGGATAACGCTGGTCACAAAGCTCGTGGAGCTAGAGTCTCGTCTATTTGGTCTACGGTTTCCAGCAAGTGGAAGTCTCTATTACTACGATGACCTGCCAGCCCATGACTACCCAGTCACTGTTCCAAGCCCCAGCTCGACCCGCCGCTTCTGTATCGGCCCCGATACTTCGCTTGGTTTATGGTTCGGGAAAAGACTCAACTTATCCGTTGAGCGCGGGCCAT ACCGGGATTCTTTGGCAGTTCTCACCGCCGGGGCCACAAAAGAGATTGCATATCTCAAAAGATTTGGACGACCTCTTCAGCCATTTCAGCGACTTCGCAGAGAGATGTACAATTACCAGGCCCAATCCCACCTCGAACATATTGTGAATCTGGAGAAATACCTTCAAATTGCGCCTCACCTCATACCGCGGGATTGTCCTGCCCTTCATCGTCCGGTCTTACGACATCCTGATCTTCAACCCAACAACATATTTGTTTCCAGTGACCTAGAAATCAAAGGGTTAATCGATTGGCAGCATAGTACGGTTCTCCCATTATTTCTGCAATGCGGCATCCCACAAAGTCTCCAGAATTATGGTGACGAGATCTCGGAATCACTACAAACCCCTACTTTACCAAGGAATTTCGATGAATTAGAGGAGATACAACGGTTCCAACATGCGGAAATTTTCCGCAAGCGTCAACTGCACTATCTCTATGTCAAATTGACTGCGGATAAGAACCCTGAGCACTATGATGCCTTGACCTATCATTTCAGCGCCTTAAGGCGGCGGATTTTTCACCATGCCAGTGACCCTTGGGAGGGTGATAATATGACCTTGAAAGCGGATTTAGTTACACTGTCGAGAAATTGGGGAGGAGCAAACCGTGATGCGAGAACACCTTGCCCAATCTTCTTTTCAGGCGACGAGTCGAGCGAATGTCTGCGACTGGCACGTGAACAATCCGACGCTGATGAACAATTTCAGGCTTGCCAAGAAGCAATTGGAGTTGCAAATGAGGGATGGGTGCCCGTTGCATACTACGACGAAGCAAAGGGACGCGAGAGAAAATTAAAAGCGGACGCTCTTGATGCTGCTGAAACAAAGGAGGAGAGAGCTAGAATTGAAGAAAATTGGATTTTCGATGACTTTTGTGAGGAGGATTACATCAAATAA
- the AIM9_7 gene encoding Phosphotransferase enzyme, variant 2 (EggNog:ENOG410PIY2~COG:S): protein MSKFSYNDALRHRERRRAFNVSELKRLAALAVQQKEDDVTGFEKLAEGGFNRSFKITMRNGFQFVARIPYPVTEPKFLVVASEVATIDFLRSHGIPVPKIFGYSAVADNSAGTEYIFMELVQGQNLGDIWFTLSEQERITLVTKLVELESRLFGLRFPASGSLYYYDDLPAHDYPVTVPSPSSTRRFCIGPDTSLGLWFGKRLNLSVERGPYRDSLAVLTAGATKEIAYLKRFGRPLQPFQRLRREMYNYQAQSHLEHIVNLEKYLQIAPHLIPRDCPALHRPVLRHPDLQPNNIFVSSDLEIKGLIDWQHSTVLPLFLQCGIPQSLQNYGDEISESLQTPTLPRNFDELEEIQRFQHAEIFRKRQLHYLYVKLTADKNPEHYDALTYHFSALRRRIFHHASDPWEGDNMTLKADLVTLSRNWGGANRDARTPCPIFFSGDESSECLRLAREQSDADEQFQACQEAIGVANEGWVPVAYYDEAKGRERKLKADALDAAETKEERARIEENWIFDDFCEEDYIK from the exons ATGTCCAAATTCAGCTATAATGACGCGTTGAGACATCGCGAGAGGAGACGTGCTTTCAACGTCTCTGAATTGAAGCGCCTTGCTGCCCTAGCGGTTCAGCAGAAGGAAGACGACGTCACTGGCTTCGAGAAGCTTGCCGAAGGAGGATTCAACCGAAGTTTTAAGATCACCATGCGAAATGGCTTCCAATTTGTTGCGCGAATCCCTTACCCTGTCACCGAACCAAAATTCCTAGTGGTCGCAAGTGAAGTCGCAACGATAGATTTTCTCCGTTCCCATGGCATTCCAGTTCCTAAGATTTTTGGTTACTCTGCCGTTGCAGATAACTCTGCAGGTACAGAATACATCTTCATGGAACTTGTCCAAGGACAAAATCTAGGTGATATCTGGTTTACTTTGTCTGAACAGGAGAGGATAACGCTGGTCACAAAGCTCGTGGAGCTAGAGTCTCGTCTATTTGGTCTACGGTTTCCAGCAAGTGGAAGTCTCTATTACTACGATGACCTGCCAGCCCATGACTACCCAGTCACTGTTCCAAGCCCCAGCTCGACCCGCCGCTTCTGTATCGGCCCCGATACTTCGCTTGGTTTATGGTTCGGGAAAAGACTCAACTTATCCGTTGAGCGCGGGCCAT ACCGGGATTCTTTGGCAGTTCTCACCGCCGGGGCCACAAAAGAGATTGCATATCTCAAAAGATTTGGACGACCTCTTCAGCCATTTCAGCGACTTCGCAGAGAGATGTACAATTACCAGGCCCAATCCCACCTCGAACATATTGTGAATCTGGAGAAATACCTTCAAATTGCGCCTCACCTCATACCGCGGGATTGTCCTGCCCTTCATCGTCCGGTCTTACGACATCCTGATCTTCAACCCAACAACATATTTGTTTCCAGTGACCTAGAAATCAAAGGGTTAATCGATTGGCAGCATAGTACGGTTCTCCCATTATTTCTGCAATGCGGCATCCCACAAAGTCTCCAGAATTATGGTGACGAGATCTCGGAATCACTACAAACCCCTACTTTACCAAGGAATTTCGATGAATTAGAGGAGATACAACGGTTCCAACATGCGGAAATTTTCCGCAAGCGTCAACTGCACTATCTCTATGTCAAATTGACTGCGGATAAGAACCCTGAGCACTATGATGCCTTGACCTATCATTTCAGCGCCTTAAGGCGGCGGATTTTTCACCATGCCAGTGACCCTTGGGAGGGTGATAATATGACCTTGAAAGCGGATTTAGTTACACTGTCGAGAAATTGGGGAGGAGCAAACCGTGATGCGAGAACACCTTGCCCAATCTTCTTTTCAGGCGACGAGTCGAGCGAATGTCTGCGACTGGCACGTGAACAATCCGACGCTGATGAACAATTTCAGGCTTGCCAAGAAGCAATTGGAGTTGCAAATGAGGGATGGGTGCCCGTTGCATACTACGACGAAGCAAAGGGACGCGAGAGAAAATTAAAAGCGGACGCTCTTGATGCTGCTGAAACAAAGGAGGAGAGAGCTAGAATTGAAGAAAATTGGATTTTCGATGACTTTTGTGAGGAGGATTACATCAAATAA